The following are encoded in a window of Gossypium raimondii isolate GPD5lz chromosome 13, ASM2569854v1, whole genome shotgun sequence genomic DNA:
- the LOC105783173 gene encoding protein BOLA4, chloroplastic/mitochondrial: MAKTLITTRPFFFSSIKASIFLKSFPLFSHSNNISFSSHPTLLPIKNHPDSSFFGSSNINKSTNNVEKKNRVVSRTSSGILGHRGFSIKATHVNDPGSIDSPLIQSMEKKIKEHLNAESVIVKDASGDGRHVCIDVIASAFDGQSVVNRQRMVYKAIWEELQNTVHAVDQMTTKTPREAAASQK, encoded by the exons ATGGCGAAGACTCTAATAACTACGCGCCCCTTCTTCTTTTCATCAATAAAAGCTAGTATTTTCCTCAAATCCTTCCCTCTTTTTTCCCACTCCAACAACATATCCTTTTCCTCTCACCCTACACTTTTGCCAATTAAAAACCATCCAGATTCAAGCTTTTTTGGTTCTTCCAACATTAATAAATCAACCAACAATGTTGAAAAGAAGAACAGAGTTGTTTCGAGAACCAGCTCTGGAATTTTGGGTCACCGTGGATTTTCGATAAAAGCTACCCACGTTAATGATCCTGGCTCTATTGACTCTCCTCTCATTCAATCTATGGAGAAAAAA ATCAAGGAACATTTGAATGCAGAATCAGTCATTGTAAAAGATGCATCTGGAGATGGCCGGCATGTTTG CATTGATGTCATTGCTTCAGCATTCGATGGACAGTCGGTTGTGAACAGGCAGAGGATGGTTTACAAAGCCATATGGGAGGAGCTACAAAACACAGTGCATGCAGTAGACCAGATGACTACTAAAACCCCCCGTGAAGCAGCAGCAAGTCAGAAGTGA
- the LOC105781684 gene encoding probable cellulose synthase A catalytic subunit 5 [UDP-forming] → MQMSCGLVVGTHNSNELLVIRRHGDDSSPKTGEHLIGQTCNICGDEVGLTTEGELFVACNECAFPICRVCYDYERKEGNQTCPRCKTRFKRLKGCPRVEGDEEEDEIDDLENEFSFEGSNNEQHHFVVHREPQLSLLSNGHKYLLSHLCSHFVFFFCFLQLLAFPTLQILKDLTAYGYGTVAWKETWKQETGKLQLKNPYNGCKDVFPDDLDLPLRDEARQPLSRKLGIRSSQINPYRMIIIIRLVVVGVFLHYRVKHPVEDAYALWLVSVICETCFALQWILEQFPKWHPINRETYLDRLSLRYEEEGQPSQLAHIDIFVTTVDPLKESPLVTANTVLSILAVDYPVDKLSCYVSDDGASLLTFEALFETSEFARKWVPFCNKFNVEPRAPEWYFSRKVDYFKDKILPSFVMERRAMKREYEEFKIRINTLVAKAQKAPKDGWIMQDGTPWPGNNTHHHPGMIQVFLGQGGRHDANGNELPRLVYVSREKGPSFNHHKKAEALNALVRVSAVLTNAPYLLNLDYNHYINNSKALKEAMCFMMDPLSGKRVCFVQFSQRFDDIDSHDQYANRNPILFYVNMKGLDGIQGPIYTGTGCVFRRVALYGYDAPKPKKPPTRTCNCWHKWCCGCLCLRRKKKQQLYKLPKTVIQTRHTKQGDEEALPLMSATMEAVEEGALEKMFGQSPVFIASTLVENSETFNGASLASRLREAIHVIGCGYEEKTEWGKEVGWMYGSVTENILTGFKMHSHGWRSVHCVPARLAFKGFGSVDLEDHLQEVLGWALGSIEIFLSRHCPIWYGYGGGLKLLERIAYINVVVYPWTSIPLLAYYTLPAVCLFTGKFIIPELSSAGSLWFFSLFICIFATNILEMKWNGISINEWWRNEQLWVIGAVSAQLFAVSQGLLKIMTGINTNSSVTSKVEGDSGDFSQLWDLKWTTLLIPPTTLLIINIVGVIAGIAKAINNGYDSWGPFFGKFFSAFWVIAHLYPLLKGLSGRQSRAPTIVVVWSVLLASIFVLVWVRLDPFLPESDGPSLVECGLDCK, encoded by the exons ATGCAAATGAGTTGTGGTTTAGTTGTTGGCACTCACAACTCCAACGAGCTTCTAGTTATTCGTCGCCATGGGGACGACTCTTCA CCAAAGACGGGGGAACATTTGATCGGCCAAACATGCAACATATGCGGAGATGAAGTTGGACTAACAACTGAGGGAGAGTTGTTCGTGGCCTGCAATGAGTGTGCCTTCCCTATTTGTCGTGTTTGCTATGACTACGAGCGCAAGGAAGGGAACCAGACGTGCCCTCGGTGTAAAACCAGATTCAAACGTCTCAAAG GCTGTCCTAGAGTGGAAggagatgaagaagaagatgaaattgATGACTTAGAGAATGAGTTCAGTTTCGAGGGATCCAACAATGAGCAGCACCATTTTGTTGTTCATAGGGAGCCGCAACTTTCCCTTCTCAGTAATGGTCACAAG TACTTGTTGAGCCACCTTTGttctcattttgtttttttcttttgtttccttcAACTTTTGGCTTTCCCCACACTGCAAATCCTAAAGGATTTAACAGCTTATGGCTATGGAACTGTTGCTTGGAAGGAGACATGGAAACAAGAAACAGGAAAATTACAGCTGAAGAATCCGTATAATGGTTGCAAAGATGTCTTTCCTGATGACCTTGATTTACCTTT AAGAGATGAAGCTAGGCAACCATTGTCAAGAAAGTTAGGAATCCGATCGAGCCAAATCAACCCATACCGGATGATCATCATAATTCGACTTGTAGTTGTTGGAGTTTTCTTACACTATCGAGTGAAGCACCCAGTTGAGGATGCCTACGCTTTATGGCTCGTATCTGTCATCTGTGAAACATGCTTTGCACTTCAATGGATTCTTGAACAGTTCCCAAAATGGCATCCAATCAACAGGGAAACTTATCTCGATAGATTATCCCTGAG ataCGAGGAGGAGGGGCAACCTTCACAACTTGCTCATATTGACATATTTGTAACCACAGTTGATCCATTAAAAGAATCACCTTTGGTGACTGCAAATACAGTTCTTTCCATACTTGCTGTGGATTACCCGGTTGATAAGCTCTCATGTTATGTTTCTGACGATGGTGCTTCCCTGCTAACATTTGAAGCATTGTTCGAAACATCTGAATTTGCAAGGAAATGGGTACCATTTTGCAACAAGTTTAACGTCGAACCGAGGGCACCCGAGTGGTATTTTTCTCGAAAGGTAGATTATTTCAAAGACAAGATTTTACCATCGTTTGTGATGGAAAGAAGAGCAATGAAG AGAGAGTATGAAGAGTTCAAAATTCGAATCAATACATTGGTTGCCAAGGCTCAAAAGGCTCCAAAAGATGGGTGGATCATGCAGGATGGAACTCCTTGGCCTGGGAACAATACTCATCATCATCCCGGAATGATTCAGGTTTTTCTTGGACAAGGTGGAAGACATGACGCAAATGGAAATGAATTGCCACGCTTGGTATATGTTTCTAGAGAAAAAGGACCTAGTTTTAATCACCATAAAAAGGCTGAAGCTTTGAATGCTTTG GTAAGAGTCTCTGCAGTGCTCACAAATGCACCGTATCTCTTAAATTTGGATTACAATCACTACATCAACAATAGCAAGGCTCTTAAAGAGGCAATGTGTTTCATGATGGATCCATTGTCAGGAAAAAGAGTATGTTTTGTTCAATTCTCCCAGCGGTTCGATGACATTGATAGCCATGATCAATATGCCAATAGAAACCccatattattttat GTTAATATGAAAGGTTTGGATGGCATTCAAGGTCCTATATATACTGGTACTGGATGTGTATTTAGAAGAGTAGCACTTTATGGCTATGATGCTCCTAAACCAAAGAAGCCACCTACAAGAACATGCAACTGTTGGCATAAATGGTGTTGTGGATGTTTGTGCttaagaaggaagaagaagcaGCAGCTTTATAAGTTACCAAAGACCGTGATTCAAACAAGACATACTAAACAAGGTGATGAAGAAGCTTTACCACTCATGTCTGCTACTATGGAGGCCGTCGAAGAAGGGGCACTCGAAAAGATGTTTGGTCAGTCCCCTGTTTTTATTGCATCAACCTTGGTAGAAAATAGTGAAACATTCAATGGAGCTAGCCTTGCATCTCGACTTAGAGAAGCCATCCATGTTATCGGTTGTGGCTATGAAGAAAAAACCGAGTGGGGAAAAGAG GTTGGATGGATGTATGGGTCGGTTACAGAGAATATATTAACAGGATTTAAAATGCATAGCCATGGGTGGCGATCTGTACATTGTGTTCCTGCTAGGCTTGCATTTAAGGGATTTGGTTCAGTCGACCTTGAGGATCATCTGCAAGAGGTTCTGGGATGGGCGCTTGGATCGATTGAAATATTCTTAAGTAGGCATTGCCCTATCTGGTATGGCTATGGAGGTGGTCTCAAGTTGTTGGAACGTATTGCGTACATAAATGTAGTCGTATATCCATGGACCTCTATTCCTCTTCTTGCATATTATACACTTCCTGCTGTCTGCTTGTTCACAGGCAAATTCATCATTCCAGAg CTCAGCAGTGCTGGAAGCTTGTGGTTCTTTTCGCTTTTCATATGTATTTTCGCAACAAACATCCTGGAAATGAAATGGAATGGAATCAGCATTAACGAATGGTGGAGAAATGAACAACTTTGGGTGATCGGAGCCGTTTCAGCTCAACTGTTTGCCGTATCCCAAGGGCTTTTGAAGATTATGACTGGTATTAACACCAACTCCAGTGTAACTTCAAAGGTAGAAGGCGACAGTGGAGATTTCTCCCAACTGTGGGACTTAAAATGGACGACATTGCTCATCCCACCCACAACGTTGCTTATAATAAACATCGTAGGAGTTATTGCTGGAATCGCAAAGGCAATCAACAATGGGTATGATTCATGGGGACCATTTTTTGGGAAGTTTTTCTCTGCTTTCTGGGTCATTGCTCATCTTTATCCCTTGCTAAAGGGTTTGTCGGGGCGACAAAGCAGGGCCCCTACCATTGTTGTTGTTTGGTCGGTTTTGTTAGCTTCAATTTTTGTACTTGTGTGGGTTCGGTTGGATCCGTTCTTGCCCGAATCTGATGGTCCGTCTCTTGTGGAATGTGGGTTGGACTGTAAATAA